DNA sequence from the Dehalococcoidia bacterium genome:
CTGTCCCTGAGACACAGCCTAACCGGTCGTATACGAAAACTCACCACCGTTTGGGCAGCAGCGGCAATTGCACTTGTGATTTGCGGCCTCTACTACCCGGCAGCCGCTTCCGCGACCAAAGTCGAGGAGGGAGGATTCGCCTCCAGTCCGACACTGGACGGTCTCGCATATGTAGCGAATAGCCGACCTGCTGAGTACGCAGCAATAGACTTCATCAAGAACAACCTTCCTGAAGACGCCGCCATCCTGGAGTCGGTTGGAGAGTGGTTCGAGGCCGGACTGATCTCCCGAAGCACCGGTGTACCCACGGTGTTCAACTGGCCCGGTCACGAGATCCAGTGGCGAGGCTCGAACGAAGCTATCGGCGGTCGCCAGAGCGATGTCGCCGCCATCTACACGACCACCGATCCCGATCAGGCCCGAAACCTGTTGCAGAAATACGACGTAAATTATGTGTACGTTGGGCCGCACGAGCGACTCACTCACGACGGATCTGGCCTGGCCAAATTCCCCGAATTCATGGATACGATCTTCCAGCAGGGCGACGTGACCATATACAAGATGCGCGAGTAGGGGCAGGTTTCAAACCTGCCCCTGCCACCGAGAAAATGGCCGACATAGCAATTGCAACACCTGAAGAGTCGCCTGCCCCTGACGTGAGGGGTGTCCGTCGGCTGCTCAATATGTCCAGCTTTAAGCTGGTAGACATCCGATGGTGGGAGGCCGTCGGCTACGCCGCGCTCATTCTGGTCGGATTCGGAATGCGACTGTGGGAGCTTGGCGCGCGCGCCATGCACCACGACGAGAGTCTCCACGCTCTGTACTCCTGGAACCTGTTTAACGGCTCTGAGTACATCCACAACCCGATGATGCACGGGCCGTTCCAGTTCGAGGCGAACGCCGCCCTGTTCCTTGTCTTCGGCGACAGCGATGTCACCGCTCGCCTCCTGTACGCGATCATGGGCACCGTACTGATCGCAATGCCGCTCCTGTTCAGAGAGAGGCTGGGACGAGTCGGAGCCCTCACGGTCTCGCTTCTCCTCTTCGCATCGCCGGCGATCCTGTACTTCAGCCGCTTCGCCCGCAACGACATCCTCATGGCCGTGTGGACCTTCGGCCTGGTCATGTGCATGTGGAAATACCTGGACGAGGCTCGCAATCGCTACCTGTACATCGCCGCCGGCCTGCTCGCTCTCGCATTCGCCACAAAGGAGTCGGCCTACCTGGTGGTGGGCACTCTCGGACTCTGGTGTCTCCTGCTGGCGGCACGACCCTACATAAGTACCGCGCTTCGCCCGGTGGAGGTACAGGGAGTCTCTCCTCCAGTCGCGATATGGCGAGTGCTGCGCCCCCTCTGGAACTCGGACAGGTACCAGAAGATCGACCTTGCGGACCTGTCCCGTCCTGCGGCCTTTGTGGTCTTCTTGATAGCCGTTACGCTGCCCCTCTGGTCCGCGTTCAGCGCGATTCTTCAGGACACCTTCCTGTTCAGCTGGACCGGCCTCGTGATTGCTGCCCCCGAAGGCAGCGCTAGGATCGGCGACCCCATCGGCGGCGGTAACGTCATCGCCTTCCTGATCGTCGTCGGCATTTTCGCCCTCTCCGCCTACATCGGGTACCGGTGGAACTGGTCCGTGTGGTGGAGATGCGCGCTGGTCTTCTACACGATCTGGACGCTGCTCTACACCACGTTCCTCACCAACTTCTACGGCGGCATAAAGAGCGGCATCTGGCAGGCTCTGGGCTACTGGATCGTCCAGCAGGGCGAGGGTCGCGGCGGTCAGCCCTGGTACTACTACTTCGTCACGACCTCCGTGTACGAGTTCCTGCCCTTCTTCGTGGGCATAGTAGGTATGATCTACTTCCTTCGCAGCCGCAACACGTTCAGCGCATTCCTGGTCTACTGGCCTGTGACCACGTTCCTGCTCTATACGATCGCCAGCGAGAAGATGCCGTGGCTCCTGGTCAACATCGCTCTGCCTTTCATCGTGCTCACCGGCATGTTCCTGTCCGACGTTGCCAAACGCATAGAGTGGCGCAAGGTAATCGAGCACAGCGGATACCTGCTGATACCGGGCGTACCTCTGTTCATCGTCCTCCTGTGGAACCTCGCGTTCTACAACCCCACGGGCAACACACTCATGGACGTCGGAATCCAGGTCCTCCTCGCCGTGATGGCCGTAGGTATGGTCGCAATGGCTGTGTTCATGTCTCGCGCGATGGGCAAGGTGAACGTCGCCAGCATCTCGCTTCTGATGGTCGCTGCGATTCTGCTCGTGCTGTCGGTGAGGGCAGGCGCCATCGCCTCGTATCGCAACGGCGACGTCCCCGTCGAGATGATCGTCTACACACAGACCTCTCCTGACGTGAAGCGGCTGCTCGATTCCATCCGTGAGACGGAACAGGAGGGCACGGTCGAGGTCGCCATCGACGGCACGTCAGGGTTCTCATGGCCCTGGGCCTGGTACTTCCGCGACACCACGAGCGTGCGCTTCCCGACGTACAACTCGGACTCGTTCGAGTCTGCCCCCAGTGAACCTGTGGTCGTGGTGCACTCCAACAACCGGGACTCTGCCGACGAGGGACTGGCCGACCTCTACGGCAGGGCAGAGCGCGTCAGGCATCGCTGGTGGTTCCCCGAGTACATCTACCGTGAACTCACCCCATCCAGGTTCGTCGGAGCCCTCTTCGACAGGTCTTCCTGGCGCAGAGCGATGGACTACTGGCTGAACCGTGAGGGAATCCGCGATCGTCTTGGCAGCGAAGACTCCTACCTCTACTTCAAGGCCGACGTTCCCCTCGACTACAGGGCATCCCCGTAATCCCCCGATTGACCTCCGACATACTCCCTCTGCCATGATGGCCTGTCCACCAATAGTCCCCTCTCCCTGAGCATAGAGGGATAGGTGAACGGACAGTTCGTTCGTCACCGGATCAATCCCGGCGCAGGCTCTGAGCTTGTCGAAGGACATCCCCATCCTCTGGATTCCGGCCTCCGCCGGAATGACGGTTTGTGAATACCTACCCCTGACATCCCCTCACCAACACCGCTAAACTGACACCTACATGAAGTACCTAATCGGCATAGGAATCAGCATCGCCCTGTTATTGGTGTTTGTATTTACCGTCGATGTTCGGCGTATGCTGGAGGCCTTGAGCGGCGCAAACTACTGGTTCACGATACCTGCCGTAGGGATGTACCTGCTGTCAGTCTACTTCCGCTCGATGCGCTGGACTGTGATGCTGCGGCACCTCAAGCCCGTAAGCACGATGAGGCTTTATCCGGTGGTGACCATTGGGTACATGGTGAACAACCTGCTTCCGATGCGTGTAGGAGAGCTCGTCCGCAGCTACTACGTCGGAGAGCGCGAGGGCATCAACAAGGCCTCAGCACTCGTGACCGTTCTGGTTGAGCGCATCTTCGACGCCCTGACGCTCCTGTTCTTCGTCGCGGTCGTCGCCCTGTTCTTCCCGGTTACCGGACTCGTCCAGTCCTTCGGAGAGCGCTTCGGAGTCCCGGAGATTGTTCTCATTCTCGGATTCACCCTCCCGTTCGTAACTGCCTTCGGAGCGCTGGTACTGCTGGCGCTCTACCCGGCACGCGCCCAGGCCTTCGCCCTGTTTGTCGCCCGGCCCTTGCCAGACCGGCTGAGATCGCTGGCGGAATCGCTTACAGGTATGCTGCTGCAGGGACTGGAGCCCCTGCGCGATCCTCGCAAGCTCGCGGTGCTATTCGTGCTGTCCATACCGATCTGGCTGACCGAGGCTGCCGTATTCTGGATAATGGCCTTCCCGTTCGGAATCCAGGAGACTCACTCCAACCTCTGGGAAATGGCTGCCAACATGGTCCTGGTTACTTCGATAACCAACATCGGCGCCTCCGTGCCCGCTGCCCCTGGCGGACTTGGACTCTTCGAGATCATCGCGCGCGAGACACTCGTACTGAGTCCGCTGTCCAACGTCGCGAGGCCTGCCGCCGCCGGATTCGCCGTCGTAGTCCACGCCGTTATACTGCTCCCGATGATCATTCTCGGCCAGGTCTTCCTGTGGACGGCCCACGTCTCCCTGAGACGCCTCTCCCGCGAGGGCCAACGCCGTGATGACCAACCCGCGGAACGGACTGACAGAGGTAGATAGGTGTGCCATCAACTTTGTATGCCAACCAACAGCCCCTCTCCCTTGACGGGAGAGGGTTGGGGTGAGGGTGAAATGGCAGGGTCCAAGCCTACGATACTGACACCATGCGAGTAGCCATAATCGGCGCCGGAGCCGCCGGCCTCCCAGCCGCCTACGACCTCCTGAAGGCAGGCCACCACGCCGTCGTCTATGAGCGCGCCCCTTTCATCGGCGGCCACGCCTCCACGTTCGACGTTGGCGGCGAACGCCTGGAACGCGGCTACCACCACTGGTTCACCTCCGACACCGACATCACCGACCTCGTCGACGAGATCGGACTCGGCCACACCATCCGCTGGATAGACTCCACCGTCGGCACCCTGCACGACGGCGAGATCTACGACTTCGTCACACCCGTAGACCTCCTCAAGTTCAAACCCCTGAGCATTCCCGACCGAATACGCCTCGGTCTGACCACGCTGTACCTCCAGCGACAGAAGGACTGGCGTAAGTATGAAAGAGTCACCGCCGACGAGTGGCTCCGACGCCACGG
Encoded proteins:
- a CDS encoding TIGR03663 family protein, whose product is MADIAIATPEESPAPDVRGVRRLLNMSSFKLVDIRWWEAVGYAALILVGFGMRLWELGARAMHHDESLHALYSWNLFNGSEYIHNPMMHGPFQFEANAALFLVFGDSDVTARLLYAIMGTVLIAMPLLFRERLGRVGALTVSLLLFASPAILYFSRFARNDILMAVWTFGLVMCMWKYLDEARNRYLYIAAGLLALAFATKESAYLVVGTLGLWCLLLAARPYISTALRPVEVQGVSPPVAIWRVLRPLWNSDRYQKIDLADLSRPAAFVVFLIAVTLPLWSAFSAILQDTFLFSWTGLVIAAPEGSARIGDPIGGGNVIAFLIVVGIFALSAYIGYRWNWSVWWRCALVFYTIWTLLYTTFLTNFYGGIKSGIWQALGYWIVQQGEGRGGQPWYYYFVTTSVYEFLPFFVGIVGMIYFLRSRNTFSAFLVYWPVTTFLLYTIASEKMPWLLVNIALPFIVLTGMFLSDVAKRIEWRKVIEHSGYLLIPGVPLFIVLLWNLAFYNPTGNTLMDVGIQVLLAVMAVGMVAMAVFMSRAMGKVNVASISLLMVAAILLVLSVRAGAIASYRNGDVPVEMIVYTQTSPDVKRLLDSIRETEQEGTVEVAIDGTSGFSWPWAWYFRDTTSVRFPTYNSDSFESAPSEPVVVVHSNNRDSADEGLADLYGRAERVRHRWWFPEYIYRELTPSRFVGALFDRSSWRRAMDYWLNREGIRDRLGSEDSYLYFKADVPLDYRASP
- a CDS encoding flippase-like domain-containing protein gives rise to the protein MKYLIGIGISIALLLVFVFTVDVRRMLEALSGANYWFTIPAVGMYLLSVYFRSMRWTVMLRHLKPVSTMRLYPVVTIGYMVNNLLPMRVGELVRSYYVGEREGINKASALVTVLVERIFDALTLLFFVAVVALFFPVTGLVQSFGERFGVPEIVLILGFTLPFVTAFGALVLLALYPARAQAFALFVARPLPDRLRSLAESLTGMLLQGLEPLRDPRKLAVLFVLSIPIWLTEAAVFWIMAFPFGIQETHSNLWEMAANMVLVTSITNIGASVPAAPGGLGLFEIIARETLVLSPLSNVARPAAAGFAVVVHAVILLPMIILGQVFLWTAHVSLRRLSREGQRRDDQPAERTDRGR